The nucleotide window GGGCGCCGATGCGTGCCGGGTCGCTCTTGGAGCCCGGAAGGCCGAGCGCGCGGGCGAGGTGCGCGTCGGAGCGCTCGGGTTCGATGGCGCACTCCGCGAGTGCGGCCCAGTACGCGACGCCGCGGTCGTTCTTGATCGACCGGAGGGCGGGGAGTGCCGCGCGGGCCGCCGGCCCGCGGCTGGCGATCTCCCGGAACGCACCGATCCAGGAGGAGTAATCGGCGGAGTTGTCGAGTCGGTCGATCACCTCGTCGACCGTCAACTTCGACAGATCGGGCGGCGCCGGTGGTGCGGGCGGCGCGTCCAGCGGGTCTGGATCGGGTGCGTCGAACGGGTCGGCGGGTTCGGCTTGCGCCACGTCTTCAGGTAGAACCAGTGCGGGGCCAGGGGTGTGAGTGAACCGGATCAGGAGCGCGGCGACCAAGACGGTCGCGAGGACCGCGATACCGGAAAGGAACAGGGCCGGCCGTCGCCGCATAGTGTACCCTCGTGTCGGGTTCGGAAGTGCGCTTCTTCTCATGGTAGCGAACGGAAATTGGTCCGCGGTGTTCGCGTCGGCTACTCGGGGCGGTGCGTACCGGAACCCGGCGGGGCTGGCCAACGAGCACTGGTTCGCTGTGAACAGACATGCGCGGACGGAAGGGCACTTGCTCTTCCGCCCGCCTGGAGGCGTGAACGGTTGCGGCGAGCCCGGGCGGCGTTTCGAGCCAGAACGCCGCCACGGCCCAGGCGCTTACGTCATCGGGTTCGGTCACAAGTCTTAACGCCGCATCACCTGTTGCGATGACACTTCGTTGAGGTCTTCCGTCAGTTCGTGCGGTTCGCGGGCTCTCGTCCCAGGTGCGGCAAACCGCCGGAGCCGCAAGGGCTGGCTCGTCAGACCTACCCCAGCTCCACCACGGCCATCGTGTGGATTTCGAGCTTCGGGACCGCGAACGTCGTCTCCTCGCCGCGCTGCTTGAACGGCAGTACGCGCGCGCCGGGTTCCTGGCGCACCTGCTTCACGCGGTACCCCCGCAACGTGACCTCAATGTCGTGAATCGGGATCGTCTCCTCGCGGAGCGGCACTTCCTCGGCCGGGTGCCCGTGCCCCGCGGTCGTGCTCACGTCGTTGAACAGGTGAACCACGAGCCGCTCGCCGTCCCGGCTCTGTCGCACCGTGGTCGCGTGCACGCACATCGGCGCCGTCACCTCGACCGGCGGTGCCGCCGCCGCCGCCCAGCGCAGCGCCCGGGCGAGTGTGGCGCGGTAGTACGGATACGACGACAGGTAATGGGCCGCGTCGATCCCGGCCGCGAAGTAGACCGCCTTCCCGGTCGCGGCTGTGCGAGACACGATCGCCGGCAACGGTTCGCCTTTCGAACTGTCCTTCGGGCGCACGGTCGCATGGACGGTGCTCCCGGGGAGCGGCTCGGTGCGGACGACCGGGCCTTTGAACGTGACGAACTCGGCCCCGATCAGCGCGTCCAGTCGTTCGGTCGCCAGCAGCGGCGAGTCGGCGCCGCGCTTGAAGTCCCAAACGCCTTTGCGCTTCGCCCAGTACTCGGGAGGGAGCGTTCGCGCGAAGTTCTCGTCGAGCCTGTCGTCCCCCTTTCCGGCCACCGCGATTCCTTGGTGGGTGACGCCCAGGACGTTTGCGAGCGCGGGCGTTTTACGCGGGGTGCCGAACTCGTCGCACAGCCCGGTGTCCAGGCTCGCCACGACCCCGCCGCCGCGCTCGACGAACTGCGCGACCGCCGCGCACTGCGCGTCGCTCAGGCAGGCCGCGTTGGGCAGCACCAGCACCTTGTACGGTGCCAGATCCCCGGGCGTCAGGTTCCAGTCGTTGATGAGGGTGACCGGCAGGTGCTCTTCCAACGCCGCCCGGAAGAACCCGAACACGTTCGCGAGGTACCGCTCCTCCACCTGGCCGCTGCTGCGGCCGTAAAACACGCGGGTGTTGTCGCTCACCAGGAGCGCGGCCCACGGCTCGGGGCGATTGTGGGTGAGCCACGGCTTCCGCTCCGTCAACGCGGCCAGGCTGTTCTTCACGGCGGGTTTGAGGCGCTCGGGTTGGAGCACCGCGAGACTCGGGCCGGCCCCGTGGGTGAGCGCGAGCAGCACCCGCCGCTCGACCTCGTGGGCCGGGAAGCTGTCCTTACCGTAAGGGTTCCCGCGGCTCATCAGGTACGGCTCGGCGAAGGCCGTCCGGTGGTTCGTTACCGCCCACACGTAGGCCGCGCCGAACGCGGGCACCACGCTCGACCCGCGGTTCGTCTCGTCCATCCAGAACTCCTGGTCCGGGGCGTCGAACAGGAGGTTCAGCCGGGCCGGCATGTTGCGCGGGATGTCGAGCAGGTGCCCGAACCGCCCGGCGTTGGTGGTCCAGGTGACGAGTGCGATGTCGGGGTTGAGCGCTTTGAGCCGCTCTTGCATCCGCTGGACGAGGGCTTCGAGCCGCCGGTCCGCCCAGTGCAGGTACTTGCGGAACGCCTCGCTCTGCATGTCGCGCTTCGGGATCGGCCCGCCGGTGTCGGACGTGTAGTTCGCGCGGCAGTGCTTGCAGTAGCACCCGCCGGCGTGGTGCAGCCCGTCGAAACTGAACGCGCTCACCGCCGGGAACTGCGTGGCGATCTCGCACAGCACATCAATGAAGAAGTCGCCGTATGGCCCGAGCGGGCAGAGCATCCCGCCGTGCGCGAACTTCTTCAGATCGACTTCGGGCACCTGGTCCGTGTCGGTGGCGACGCGGCGCCAGTCCGGGTGCAGTTCCCACACCTCACCCTGAAGCGTGGGCGGGTACACGCCGAGGATGCGCACGCCGAGCTTCTGGTACTCCTCAATGTCCTTTTTCACTCGATCGAGCGGAACGTGCGGGCTGCGCCGCTTCAACAGCTTGCTGTCGTAGTAGGCGTACAGTGGGTCCACGAAGCCCACTTCGCTGAGCGTCACGCCCCACCCGGCGGCTTCCTTTCGCTGGGCGGGGCTCATGACCGACAGCGTGTACCCGACGCCGACGGTGTCCCGCACCCACGCGGGCGGTTCGACCGCGCGGAACGCGCCCTTCTCGAACGGCTGCGGCATGACGGCCGCTCCCCAACCGGACACCGGCTTACGGTCCGCTGGAGCGGCCGATGACACAAGGGCGCCGGTTGCGGCAGCGGCAATGAACTCGCGGCGATCAGGAAGGGGTTCGGGCACGGTGGGGCTCCGAGAGGTCAATGGACCCGAGTGTACCGCTTTGGTGAACCCAATGCTCGCACGAATTGCTCGCCGAATCGGTTGAGGTGTCACTCAACACGGACGATGCAACCGGGAGGGGTATTTGATCGATGTTTTGTCGGCGCAGTCGTTTTGATCTGGCGACGGCCGTGACGAGATCGATCGCCGGATCGGGGCATTCCCAGGTTACACCCGCCTGTGTCAGCAGGCGGTTCGACCGTGACTTGTCGAACCGCCTGCGTCAGCAGGCGGGTGGCGCACAACCAACGAACTGGAAACTACCGGGTTCAGTCGCGCACCGGTTGTGCCGCAGCAGGGTGGAGTTCACTTGCCGGGCGTTTCTTGTGCGTTGTACTCGTCGGGCAGGTCGGCTCGGCACCCGACGCATTCGAACACGCCGTGTTTGACCAAGTTGAGCCAGCCGCACGCCACGCAGCGCCGGAACTCGCACCGCGGGTCGAATCCGGCTGTCGGTTCGAGACCGACCGCGCGCAGAGCGTCGGCCACCGCGTCCCACGAATCAGGTTCGGGGCAGTAACCCGTTGACTGGTTGCTGACCCGTGTGACGACCACACGCCCGCGCTCGATCGCGAAGCACATTTCGCCCGCCGCGCGCACCGGGCGGTTGCCCGCACAGGCGACGTGTTCCGAGTGCCGGTCGGCAACGAGTAGCGTGCCTTCGGCGCTGACGACGAACGTGACGGTAACGTTACCCGAACTGAGCCGCGGTAGCAGGTCGGTAGGAGTGCTGACGGGCACACCGCACACGGCGGCCCCACTTCGCGCGGCGATCGACCGCGGCCCGACGTAGTGGTAGAGCATCGAATCGGCTCGGCGAGCTGATACAAGAGCCCGTCGTGAGTGTCGCGTTCCTGACGAGCCGGGGGCGTCCGGGAGGGTAGCGCGTATACCGCTCCCGGCCCGTCAAGGACAGCGACACGACCACCGGGCACGAGGACGAGAACGGGCGGCTTTTTGCGGCCCGTGCGGGGCGCACGCTTCTAAAGGCCGTTTTTGACAGGATCGACGGGATGAACAGGATAAAGACCGATCGATTTTAAATCCTGTTCATCCCGTCGATCCTGTCAAAACGGTCTTCGCGTCCCCATCGCGCGTTCGTGCCCCGCTTTCTGACGATCCTGTCTCGTCAAGAACAGCGACACGACCACCGCACACGAGGACGCGAACGCCGGTCACTTCTGGTAGATCGGCAGGTAGTGCGTCGGGACGCTGAGGATCAGCACCGCAATAGCGGTCTGGTAGGTCGGACCGTAGGCCGCCTCGCGGTAGATGTCGTGCCACTCGCCGGTGCCCTTCTGAAAGCCCGGGGCGAGCAACTGGTCCCGCATCCGCTTGTAGTACTTCTCCCACAGCTCCCCGCCGACCTGGTTCATCGCGTGGCACGCGTAGTAGTGCCCGTACCAGAAGTGCCCCTGGTCGTCGCCCGTCTTGGTCAGGAATTCGACCGCCTTCTTGATCTCGTCCGCGTCGTACTCGCCGCAGAGCTGGAGCACGCACACCCCGGCCGCGGTTCGCGCGTACCCGGCGCCCGCGGAGAACGGCTGGTACTTGTACCCGCCGGTTTTTTTGTCGTAGCACCGGTTCACGTACTTCAGGGCGTCTCGCATCACCTTGTCCGGCACGTGGATGCCGGCGTCCTTCGCGCCGCGCAGCGCCATGACCTGCATGATGGTGACCGAGATGTCCGCACCGGTCGGGGACGGGTCGTACCGCCAGCCGCCCTCGTTGTTCTGCGTCCTGACGATCAGGTCGATGGCCCGCTTGGTGACCTTCTTCACGTTCTCGTCGCCGGTCATTCCGTAGGCCTGCGTGAGGGCCAGGGTCGCCATCCCGTGGCAGTACATGTTGCCGCCGCGGGCGCCGACGAGGTAGCCGTCGGCGCGGGCGGCGGAGCACAGGTGGCCGACGCCCTTCGCGACGTGCCGGCCGTAATCGCCCTGGTCCGGCATGTGGCCGTTCGCCATGAACGCCAGCAGCACGAACCCGGTGATGGCGGTGTTGCCGCTGGCCCAGGCGCCGTCGGCCTCCTGCCGGCCGGCGAGGTACTTGAGTGCCTTATCGACGGCCTTCTTGGTCGCGTCGTCCATCTTCACGTTGTCCTTCGGGGCAACGCCGGGCGCGCTGTCGGCCTGCGGCGGTTGCGTGCCCGCGGGGGCGGCGAACGCGCCCGCGAGCGAGCCCGTCAGGACGAACGAGAAGAAGAAGCGGCGCATGTGGGGCTCCGGCGGGCGCCTCGGGAACGTGCGGGCGGGGCGAGAATAACCAAGCCGGTGAGCCGTGTTGCGCTCGCCAGCGCGTGCGGTTCACCGGCCCGGCGGAACGACGAGCGGGGCGGCCTCCGGGTCACTTGCCGCGCGGGGCGGTGCCCATCGGCTTCCCGTTCTTGATGGTGACGTTGTACTGCTTGATCAGTTCGCGGAACTCGGCCGGGAACTGGGCGTCGGTGGTCTGCTGCACCTTGTCGCGGTCCTTGCTGCGGAGCTTGATGAAGGCGCCGTCCCCGGTCGTTCCGGTTCCGGACGAGCCGGCGTTCTTGAGCTTCTCGCCGCCGGCGCGGTCGCCTTCGCTCGTCCCCATGTTCGTACTCTGTTGGGACGTGCCCATTCCCATACCCATTCCCATCCCGGGTTGCATCCCCATCCCGGCCTGAGCCATACCCGTGCCCATCCCCGGCTCCATTCCCATGCCCATGCCGGGTTGCGTGCCCATTCCCATACCGGCCTGGGCCATCTGACCCATTCCGGGTTGGGCACCGGGCATGCCCTGGGCCATTGCGGCCTGGTTCAGCGCGTCGAGCGCTTGCTGGAGCCCCTGAGCGGCCTGCTGCTGGCTCATTCCGGCCTGATCCGGTTGCCCCTTCTGCAATTGA belongs to Gemmata obscuriglobus and includes:
- a CDS encoding alpha-amylase family protein: MPEPLPDRREFIAAAATGALVSSAAPADRKPVSGWGAAVMPQPFEKGAFRAVEPPAWVRDTVGVGYTLSVMSPAQRKEAAGWGVTLSEVGFVDPLYAYYDSKLLKRRSPHVPLDRVKKDIEEYQKLGVRILGVYPPTLQGEVWELHPDWRRVATDTDQVPEVDLKKFAHGGMLCPLGPYGDFFIDVLCEIATQFPAVSAFSFDGLHHAGGCYCKHCRANYTSDTGGPIPKRDMQSEAFRKYLHWADRRLEALVQRMQERLKALNPDIALVTWTTNAGRFGHLLDIPRNMPARLNLLFDAPDQEFWMDETNRGSSVVPAFGAAYVWAVTNHRTAFAEPYLMSRGNPYGKDSFPAHEVERRVLLALTHGAGPSLAVLQPERLKPAVKNSLAALTERKPWLTHNRPEPWAALLVSDNTRVFYGRSSGQVEERYLANVFGFFRAALEEHLPVTLINDWNLTPGDLAPYKVLVLPNAACLSDAQCAAVAQFVERGGGVVASLDTGLCDEFGTPRKTPALANVLGVTHQGIAVAGKGDDRLDENFARTLPPEYWAKRKGVWDFKRGADSPLLATERLDALIGAEFVTFKGPVVRTEPLPGSTVHATVRPKDSSKGEPLPAIVSRTAATGKAVYFAAGIDAAHYLSSYPYYRATLARALRWAAAAAPPVEVTAPMCVHATTVRQSRDGERLVVHLFNDVSTTAGHGHPAEEVPLREETIPIHDIEVTLRGYRVKQVRQEPGARVLPFKQRGEETTFAVPKLEIHTMAVVELG
- a CDS encoding prenyltransferase/squalene oxidase repeat-containing protein — protein: MRRFFFSFVLTGSLAGAFAAPAGTQPPQADSAPGVAPKDNVKMDDATKKAVDKALKYLAGRQEADGAWASGNTAITGFVLLAFMANGHMPDQGDYGRHVAKGVGHLCSAARADGYLVGARGGNMYCHGMATLALTQAYGMTGDENVKKVTKRAIDLIVRTQNNEGGWRYDPSPTGADISVTIMQVMALRGAKDAGIHVPDKVMRDALKYVNRCYDKKTGGYKYQPFSAGAGYARTAAGVCVLQLCGEYDADEIKKAVEFLTKTGDDQGHFWYGHYYACHAMNQVGGELWEKYYKRMRDQLLAPGFQKGTGEWHDIYREAAYGPTYQTAIAVLILSVPTHYLPIYQK